The following are encoded together in the Ovis aries strain OAR_USU_Benz2616 breed Rambouillet chromosome X, ARS-UI_Ramb_v3.0, whole genome shotgun sequence genome:
- the LOC114111241 gene encoding spermatid nuclear transition protein 3, translating into MAKGTRKPRQPRRVAVRFASRKKGRKKTLWQRRYRGSVKARNMTMRVRRPLKGTLRKKIRSHATPSKKVKNTREPNCFLRSCAREKLNQAEKGTKI; encoded by the exons ATGGCTAAGGGAACCAGGAAGCCACGGCAGCCAAGAAGAGTTGCAGTGCGGTTTGCTtcgaggaagaaaggaagaaagaagaccctCTGGCAACGGAGATACAGAGGCAGCGTGAAG GCACGAAATATGACCATGAGGGTCAGAAGACCTCTAAAaggaaccttgagaaagaaaatccgATCGCACGCCACTCCGTCGAAGAAGGTGAAGAACACAAGAGAACCAAACTGTTTTCTCCGTTCCTGTGCACGTGAGAAACTGAACCAAGCCGAAAAAGGTACCAAAATATGA
- the LOC114108607 gene encoding spermatid nuclear transition protein 3-like — protein MAKGTRKPRQPRRVAVRFASRMKGRKKTLWQRRYRGSVKARNMTMRVRRPLKGTLRKKIRSYATPSKKVKKTREPNCFLRSRVREKLNQSRKRYRNMRQSQRRGQNQKRR, from the exons ATGGCTAAGGGAACCAGGAAGCCACGGCAGCCAAGAAGAGTTGCAGTGCGGTTTGCTTCgaggatgaaaggaagaaagaagaccctCTGGCAACGGAGATACAGAGGCAGCGTGAAG GCACGAAATATGACCATGAGGGTCAGAAGACCTCTAAAaggaaccttgagaaagaaaatccgATCGTACGCCACTCCGTCGAAGAAggtgaagaaaacaagagaaccAAACTGTTTTCTCCGTTCCCGTGTACGTGAGAAACTGAACCAAAGCCGAAAGAGGTACCGAAATATGCGTCAGAGTCAAAGAAGGGggcagaatcaaaagagaagataa